GCACAGAAGGCTCCATAGTTATGACAGGATTCAGGCACACAGTGGCTATGCAATACAAAAGGTATTTAAGAGTATCCATTGAAGAAAAATGACCAATGAGGCaacatttaaacataaaatgtgcagagaacagggcctggtgccatagtctagcaggtaaagtcctcacctttgacgtgccgagatcccatataggcgctggttctaatcctcccttcccatccagctctctgcttgcagcctgggaaagcagtggaggatgtcccaaagcatttggaccctgcacccacattggagacctggaagaagctcctggctcctggctttggatcagaacagctccagccattgtggctgcgtggggagcgaatcatcaggtggaagatctgttcctctgtttctcctcttctctatatatttgattttccaataaaaataaaaaaaaaatctttaaaaaaatgtgcagaaAACAAAGCCATGATGGCTTCATGTATGATGTGATCAGAGAGGTAAGGTTTTTTTAGACCCAAATCCTTAATCCTTCTACAACCcaagaggaagacagaaggaCTGAGGTTAGACTTCCTTGGTGAGGAGCCTCCTCATGGCCTTCTTCATGTCcctgttcctcaggctgtagataaAGGGATTAAGCATGGGGGTGACCACAGTGTACACCACTGAGGCCACTGCACACCTCCTGGGAGAAAGTGAGAAGGATGAACTGAGATACACACCAAGGGCTGTTCCATAAAATAAGCAAACCACTGTCAGGTGAGAGCCACAGGTAGAGAAGGCTTTGTACCTGCCACCTGGAGATGAGGCCCTCAGAATGGaggaaaatattttatagtaTGAGAAGAGGATTCCTGACATAGGGATGAGGCCATATAGGATACAGACACTGTACATGACCATGTCATGGGTGACTATGTCAGAACAAATAATGTTTAGAAGTTGTGAAGGGTCACAGAAGAAATTGGAAACTTCCACTCCCTTGAAGCATGCAACCGGTAATACTATCACATTGTGCAGCAGGAAATTCGAAAGGCTCACCACAAAGCACACCAAAATGAGGAGGCCACAGCAGCGGGGGTTCATGATGACCTGATAATGCAGGGGGTGACAGATGGCAACATACCGATCATAGGCCATCACTGTCAGAAGGAAGTCATCCATGATGCCAAAAATGATGAAGAACGACATCTGAGTCAGGCAGCCAGCATAGGAGATGACTGTGCTGTGGGTGATGATGCCCACAATCATCTTGGGAACTGTGGTGGAAGTGAACCCCACGTCAGCCAAGGACAGGTtgcagaggaagaagtacatgggggtgTGCAGGTGAGAGTCTGAGGTGACAGCCAGGATGATGAGTAGGTTCCCGAGCACTGTAaccaggtacatggagaggaaCAGTCCCAGGAGGAGGGGCTGCATCTCTGGATCCTCGGAGAAGCCCAATAGATGGAATTCTGAGACAACATGTGTGAGATTTTGGCTTTTAGAACCACTTGGACTCCTTCTGGAAGAGAAAATAGAACtgtatacatttttaatgaaacaGTCATGGTTGCAATAGAAGTGTTCTTCCAAAGCATTATGGAATATGggattaaaaatgtgtttgttttagtGTAATCTGGTTTGAAGTCCATCCGTTTTGTTGTATGGGATAATCTGAAGACCCATCTCGTGTTAACCATTTGGGGCCACAACTGTATCTGCCATTTCCCTCAGTGGTAACAACCTCTATCTTTGTAGAATTCTCATGAATGGTTGCTGTGTTTTCACTTCCTTTGTCACACATGCTACGCAAACACTCTGCTAAGAAGTCTCAGAATACCAAGAGCATTAGACCAAACAAGACCATCCTCGGCAAATGCAAAGAGCcctttaaagaagaaagaatagaTAGCTCCTTTCTCTGTATGAAATAAAGTGTTCTAATTAACAGATGGATCTACTTTGATTTTAAGAGCACACACATGGCTTTTACATGAGCTGTTTATAAGTTCTCTGctaaaatattctattttctaaACACAGAATGAAAGCTGCAAGCTCACAATCAAGAA
Above is a window of Ochotona princeps isolate mOchPri1 chromosome 27, mOchPri1.hap1, whole genome shotgun sequence DNA encoding:
- the LOC101528085 gene encoding olfactory receptor 7E178-like, which gives rise to MCQLKLQNLTHVVSEFHLLGFSEDPEMQPLLLGLFLSMYLVTVLGNLLIILAVTSDSHLHTPMYFFLCNLSLADVGFTSTTVPKMIVGIITHSTVISYAGCLTQMSFFIIFGIMDDFLLTVMAYDRYVAICHPLHYQVIMNPRCCGLLILVCFVVSLSNFLLHNVIVLPVACFKGVEVSNFFCDPSQLLNIICSDIVTHDMVMYSVCILYGLIPMSGILFSYYKIFSSILRASSPGGRYKAFSTCGSHLTVVCLFYGTALGVYLSSSFSLSPRRCAVASVVYTVVTPMLNPFIYSLRNRDMKKAMRRLLTKEV